The DNA region ATTGCTCCTGCAAAAATTACGGTAGCATTAAGTGGTACTCCACTCGATAATATTTATCAGAGAAGTTATGCTGTTCCTAATTTTTATACAAAAGCAAATCTATTGATGTATTTATTGAATAATGTCATTATTTTTAAAAAGGTACTGGTATTTGTTTCCCATAAGAGAAATGCCGACCGCCTTTTTGAGACCATGGAAGAAACATATGGTTCAGATATGTGTATTATTCATTCTAATAAAACACAAAATTATAGAATGCGATCCATGAAGCAGTTTGACCAAGGAGTGAATAGGATTTTGGTAACAACTGATGTTATGGCTCGTGGTCTTGACTTAAATGAAATTTCTCATGTAATTAATTTTGATACGCCAAGATTTCCAGAAAATTATATGCACCGCATTGGTAGAACAGGGCGTGCAGAAAAGAAAGGTGAAAGTATTTTGTTTTTTACCGAAAAAGAATTGAAATTTAAAGAGAGCATTGAGGACTTAATGAAGATGGAAATTAGTCAACTACCATTTCCTGAAAACGTTGAAATTTCCAAAAGATTAATACCATCTGAGCAACCGAAAACAGAAGAATCGACTAATGCTCCTAAAAAACGGGACGAGAACCTTGGTTCGGGTTTTCATGAAAAATCTGAAAAAAATAAAAAGACAAATAAAGGCGGTTCATACCAATACAAGATTGCGGCAAAATACAAAAAACCAAAAGCCAGAGGCGATAAAAATTATAACAAGCGGAACAAAAGGAAGTAGGGGTAATGCACAGCTTGTTTAAAATAATTTTAATCTTATATTATTTTTCACCATTAACTATCTCCATTATTTTGGTAAAAATTTCAGTATTTTCATAAATACCAGAAAAGCTTTTTTCACCTGGACCATATACAAAAACGGGAATTAAAGTAGCAGAATGCCCACCAGTTGAAAAAGAACCTTTTATCTTATTATAGTTTCCGTTGTCAGACGCTAGGGTATAACCACCCGTTTCATGGTCGGCAGTTACAACAACTAAGGTATTACCGTCCGCTTCGGCAAAATCCAACACATTCCCAATAACTTTGTCAAAATCTAATACTTCTTTTTGAATATAGTCTTCATCATTTGCATGTCCTCCCCAATCTATTTGCGAACCTTCAATCATTAGGAAAAATCCATTTTTACCTTTGGCTTCATTATTATTTAAATAATTAATTCCTAATGTTGTAGCATCTAATAAAAAATCTCCTCTTCCTTCACTCATTTTCGGCATACCATCTTTTGCCAACAAAAATCCGTATTTTTTATTTTTTGATAACGTTTGATTTTTTTCAAGGTTCAAAGTATCTACTGTAAAACCATTTTTTGCAAATTCATTTTGGAGTGATATTCCATCTTTACGATGAAAGAACCACTTTTTGCCGCCTCCGGCAAAAAAATCAACTTCAGATCCAGGTAATTCACTCGCTATATCTTCGGCAAGGCCTCTAGATTTTACATGAGCAAAAAAACTTGCGGGCGTGGCATGTGTTATTGATGATGTAGAAATTACACCCGTTGCATATTCTTTTTCAGAAAGGTATTCTACAATATTTTTTACAGGTATGGTATCCATATTTACACCAATTGCACCATTATATGTTTTCTCACCAGCAGAAAATGCTGTTGCCCCAGAAGCAGAATCAGTAATGAGATGGCTGGCTGAAGATGTTTTTATGAGTCCAATAGTTGGAAAACGGCTAAAATTTGGCTCTGTTTTTTTTGTAAAGTAGCTACTGGAAACTTGTGATAAACCCATTCCGTCACCAATCATAAGAATAATATTCATCGGTTTATTTTCTTGAGGTGGTTTAACCTTATGGTTGTTAGTTACTTTTTTTGAAGTACAAGCGGTAATTATTAGAATCAGAGCTAACAGTGAGAGAAGTTTAATCTTCTTATGAGTTTTAGAGATATTAGTCATTTCTATAGGTATTAAAATTCAATTAAGCAATGATAACAAAATATATGCTAAATGTATTAATTTTAGGTAAAAATTAAATTTTTTTAGAATTAAGTACAAACGCTAAATGCATAAAATAAAAAAGCCATACTTAAAGTATGGCTTTCGTTTGCTCCCCCTCTTGGGCTCGAACCAAGGACCCTCTGATTAACAGTCAGATGCTCTAACCAACTGAGCTAAGGAGGAATTTAATATAAATATTTTTCCTTTAATTTATCAGCAATTTCTGGATATTTTTTAAGATTATGAATGTAAATTTTACTCTTCATATTTTTAATGTGTCTTTCTACTTTTATAGCTTGTGTTGTTATTTCACAATCTATTTTTAGAAAAAGTTTCCAATCACTTGCTTTAGATGTGTAAGAATTTTCATAAAATTTATTTTTATGCTCTTCAAGTCTCTTATTGAGATCTGAAGTTTCTCCTATATAAAACTTATCTAATTGTATAGAATAAATAATATAAACACATGGTTTCATTTCAATAAAACTATAAAGAACATAACTTCTTTGCTCTAACCTCCCGATAGCTATCGGGATGAGCTAAGGAGGAATATTAGATTTCTCTAAAAATTCAGTCTGCAAATATAAATGTTTTTCTATTTTTAGCAACATATAATTTAAAAATTTTCAGAATAAATTTTTAGCTCTATAACCATAACTTAAATTATTTTATAAGGTTAAAAATTGTATTTTTGTTATTCATATTTCGAAATTTTTAATTAATGGATAGGTTTTCGTTTTTAAATGCAGCTCACACAGGTTTTATTGAAGATTTGTATCATAAATACTTGTCAAATCCTGATTCGGTAGAACCCAGTTGGAGAAGCTTTTTTCAAGGTTACGATCTGGCCAATACCGATTACAGTTTAAATGGAGAAACTAGTGTGTCTGATGTTAAAGTGCCAGAACATGTATTTAAAGAATTTCGGGTTATAGAATTAATGAACGGTTATCGTTCCAGAGGTCATTTATTTACCAAAACAAACCCTGTTAGAGAACGTAGAAAGTACGAACCTACTCTGGCGATAGAAAATTTTGGATTGTCTGAAGATGATTTAGATACGGTTTTTGATGCAGGCGAAGTTTTAAATATAGGTAGCAAAAAGCTAAGAGACATTATAAAGCACTTAGAAGCAATTTACTGTGATTCTATTGGTGTTGAATATATGTATATCCGAAAGCCCGAAGTGATAAAGTGGTGGCAGGAAAAATTAAATAAAAATGACAACCACGCAAAATATGATGTTGAAAAGAAAAAATATATTCTTTCCAAATTAAATCAGGCGGTTACTTTTGAGCAATTTTTACAGACCAAATATGTAGGTCAAAAACGTTTTTCTCTCGAAGGGGGTGAAGCTCTTATCCCTGCTATTAGCAATATGCTTTATCAAGCAGTAAATAAGCATCAATTAGAAGAATGTGTGGTGGGTATGGCACATAGAGGGAGGCTAAATACATTGACCAATATTTTCAGAAAACCCGTTAGAGAATTGTTCAGTGAATTTGAAGGTAAAGATTTTGAAGATGATTCTATCGATGGCGATGTAAAATACCATATGGGTTTAACGTTGAACAAAACCTATCAAAATGGTAAGGGAATTAAGATGAACTTAGTGCCTAATCCTTCTCATTTAGAGACAGTTGATGCAGTTGCTGAAGGAATTACTAGAGCAAAAATAGACAGGAAATACAATGGTGATTCCTCAAAAATAGTACCCATTTTAATACATGGGGATGCTGCCATTGCAGGTCAAGGTATTGTTTATGAAGTGATACAGATGGCTAAATTGAATGGTTATAAAACGGGAGGCACAATTCATATCGTAGTTAATAATCAAATTGGTTTTACCACAAATTATCTGGATGCACGCTCTAGTACTTATTGTACTGATGTTGGTAAAGTAACATTGTCACCGGTATTGCATGTTAATGCTGATGATGCTGAAGCGGTTGTCCATGCAACAGAAATGGCATTAGAATTTAGAATGAAATTTCAACGTGATGTTTTTATTGACCTGTTAGGATATAGAAAATATGGACATAACGAAGGTGATGAACCACGTTTTACCCAACCAACATTATACAAAGCCATTGCTAAGCATAGTAACCCAAAAGATATTTATGTTTCTAGATTACTAGAAGAAAATGTTGTTGATGAGGCTTATGTAGAAAAGTTGAAGGACGACTATAAATCTATGTTAGAAAGGGAATATGAGAAATCAAAGAAAGACGAGTCTTCTGTTGTAAAGCCTTTTATGGAAAGTACTTGGCAAGGTTTTATACGTGCAGATGAGAAGGATATGCTAAAGACAATTAATACTGCTTATGCTGAAAAGAAATTAAAAGGAATTGCTGATGTAATTTCGCATGTGCCTGAAGGTGCTAACTTTGTTAGAAAAGCAGTACGAATTTTAAATGACAGAGCAAAAATGATTGATGCCGACAAGCTGGATTGGGGCTTAGCGGAGACATTAGCTTATGGCTCTCTTTTAGAAGAAGGATTTAATGTGCGGATTTCTGGTCAAGATGTAGAGCGAGGTACATTCAGTCATAGACATGCTATTTTGCGTGATGAAGTTACAGAAGAACGTATCAACTTGTTAAATAGTAATTCAAACAATAAAGGTGTTATGACCATTTATAATTCTTTGTTGTCTGAATATGGCGTTTTGGGTTTTGACTACGGTTACGCTATGGCTCATCCAAATACATTGACGATTTGGGAAGCACAGTTTGGCGATTTTAGTAATGGTGCCCAAATTATATTTGACCAATATATGTCCGCTGCCGAAGATAAATGGAAACTCCAAAACGGTATTGTGGTTTTATTGCCTCATGGTTATGAGGGTCAGGGTTCTGAGCATTCTTCTGCAAGAATAGAGCGTTATTTACAATTATGTGCCATGCACAATATGACTGTGACAAATTGTACAACACCTGCTAATTTCTATCATTTATTACGTCGTCAAATGAAAAGAAATTACAGAAAACCTTTAATAGTTTTTACGCCTAAAAGTTTGTTGCGTCATCCTAAAGCGGTATCTAACCTGAACGATTTGGCCAAAGGTGAATTTCAAACTGTGATTGACGATACTGTAACTAAGGACAAGGTAAAGAAATTAGTATTTTGTACCGGTAAAGTTTATTATGATTTATTGGCAGAACGTGAAGAATTAAAAAGAGAGGATGTCGCTCTAGTTCGAATAGAGCAATTATTTCCACTAGATTTAGAAAAAATACAGCGTATTATAAATCAGTATAAAAATGTAAAAAGATACGTTTGGGCTCAAGAAGAACCAGAAAATATGGGAGCTTGGAGTTATATGTTGCAACGCTTTACATTGGTGAAATTAGAAGTTGCTAGCAGACCGTTTTATGCCGTACCTGCCGCTGGTTCTAGTGCTAGGTTTAAGAGAAGGCAACAACGCGTATTGGATTTGGTTTTTGATAAAAAATAGATAATAATAAATAAATTCCACTAATTTTGATTGGAATTAGTCCCGATAGCTTTCGGGATTGAAATTTGATAATTTAGACAATTATGGTTTTAGAAATGAAAGTCCCTTCACCGGGCGAATCGATTACAGAAGTAGAAATTGCAACTTGGTTGGTTGAAGATGGTGATTATGTAGAAAAGGATCAAGCAATTGCTGAGGTCGATTCTGATAAAGCAACACTTGAGTTACCGGCTGAAGAAAGCGGCATAATAACACTAAAAGCAGAAGAAGGCGATGCTGTTGCCGTTGGTGCAGTTGTCTGTCATATTGATACCAGTGCAAAAAAACCGAGCGGTACAGGTTCAAAAAAGGAAGAAGCCAAAGAAACTCCCGCTAAAAAAGAAGAAAAACCAACTGAAACTAAAAAGCAAGAAACTTATGCAAGTGGAACAGCTTCTCCTGCAGCAAAAAAGATTTTAGCAGAAAAAGGTATTGATGCAAATACTATAAAGGGTACAGGTAAAGATGGTAGAATTACCAAAAACGATGCTGTAAATGCTACACCAAGTATGGGTACACCAACAACTGGAGGAGCAAGGGGTTCTGAGCGAAAAAAACTATCTATGCTTCGTAGAAAAGTTGCAGAGCGTTTGGTATCCGTTAAAAACGAAACCGCCATGCTCACTACTTTTAACGAGGTAGATATGCAACCGATATTCGATTTACGTAAGACTTATAAAGAAGATTTTAAAGCCAAACACGGTGTTGGTTTAGGTTTTATGAGTTTTTTCACTAAAGCTGTAGTACGAGCCTTACAAATGTATCCTGATGTAAATTCAATGATTGACGGAGATTTTAAAGTTTCCTATGATTTTCAAGATATATCTATTGCGGTTTCGGGTCCAAAAGGATTGATGGTTCCAGTAATCAGAAATGCAGAAAATCTAACTTTTAGGGGTGTTGAGGCTGAAGTTAAACGTTTGGCAATACGGGCTCGGGAAGGTGAAATTACTGTTGATGAAATGACAGGAGGTACGTTTACCATCACCAATGGCGGTGTATTTGGGTCAATGTTGTCTACTCCAATTATAAATCCACCACAGAGTGCTATTTTAGGGATGCACAATATTGTGGAACGTCCCGTAGCTATAAACGGAGCGGTTACCATAAGGCCTATTATGTACGTGGCATTATCATACGACCATAGAATTATTGATGGTAAAGAGTCAGTAGGGTTTTTAGTTGCGGTTAAAGAAGCATTAGAAAATCCTGAAGAGCTATTAATGGACAATAATGCTAAAAAAGCATTGGAAATGTAATTTTTTAAGATTTGGAAATTGAGTCCGAAATTCAATAGAATTTCGGGTTTTTTGCTTTTGTGTATTTAAACCTTTTCACTTCGGATTAGTCAAAATTGAAAATACGATTATGAAAAAAGTTTTACTTTACTTAGCGTTGTTGCTTTTTATTTTAGCATGTAATGCTGATAATGACACGATAGAAATACCAAAGGATAACGATTTAATTATTGGAGTAAATACACAAAGGGTATTTCAAACGAAATTTCATCCTGGGCTTTCAGAAGATCAAATCATTGATAGGGTAGCGAGTCTTATCAATCAGTTAAAATTCAATTCCATTCGTATTGGTGGTACAGCCTCTTTTGGTGGAACTTTTGATACTATTTACAAGGGTTTTGGATGGGCAAAATACAACCATATTGAGGAGGTGAGAAATGTGCATCCAAATGACTATTCAAAAAATGAACCTTTTAATTACAATGTTATCGCTTTAAAGATGGCTCAAAAAGCAAATGTTTCTGTTTGGATCGATTTGCATAGGTATATGACCGATGAAGATATTGATTACGCCATGCAGTTGGTTAAAGATTATGGAGTTACATTGGCCGGTGTAACGCGAGACAACGAACCATATGTGCCAGAAAGAGAAGAACATATGGAAGCCGCTTATCAAGAGTTTACGGATTCAAGATTTAGAAATTTTTCATGGCCGGCCATGTCAGTGATTGCTGAAGGACAGGGTAATGACAGAGCAAATAGGGAATCCAGATGTATAGCTTTAGTTAATCAATATAGAGCTAATGACGAGAGTATTGAGATCCATTCTTATGTACCTAGAGAATATACGGGCACCCCTAAACAATGGATTCAAGATATTATTAATGATACAAAACAAGCTTATAATGTTACAAACGATCAAATTATGTTAGGTGAATGGAGTGGAAAAAATCAAGAAAATTTCTCTGATGACGAAATTGAAAAGATTATTAGTGATTATTTGGAAGTTTTACAAAAAGAAAAAATAGCCAGTTATTATCAAGTATTGGGGACAGATTTTGATGAAGTGGGATTATATAATTTTGAAAAAGATTAATTTAATAGAGGAGCGTCTGTTTTTATGAATAGATAAGGAGAGTTAAGTTAAATTTTTAAAATTTTTATCAATATAATCAATAGCTTCTTGTTGTGTTAAAGCGGCAAAATTTTTATAACGTTTGTGCACATCAACAATTTCGTCTAATGCTTCATTTACCAATTCTTTATTTTTCCAAGTTTTTAAATGGTTAACCACAGTTGCTAAACAACCTTTTTTGTAGGCTATTTGACCCAAAACATGAATAAGTGTATTTCGAACCCTCGAAGTTTCGTCAAATTGTAATTTAGCTAACATTGGTAGTATATCCTGAGGGTATTTTCGTCCTCTTAATTCTATTCCATGACAAATTTCTCGTCTTATTTCTTTGTTTGGATGTTCAAGATAGTGGTTTGCCCAATTAAATACAGGTTTTGGGTTTATTTCTCCCATTTTTTTAACTGAACCAATAACGACATTTCTTACAGAATGATGTTCGTCAAACAAGCCAATATCAAAAAATGGTTGTACTTCTATAAAATGAAATTTTCCAATTTCTCCAGCAGCATTAATTGTAGTCTGTCTTATTTTTTCATTGTCCGATTTCAATAATTTTTCTAGAATATTTATTATGGTTGATCTAAGATTTCTGTTTGCATTATATACCTTTCCTATGGCTTGATAGGCAGTCTTTCTAATATAAGTATCCTCATCGGAAGCATGGTTAATAATTTGAGCTACATTATTACTAGAAATACCTTCAATAACTTGTTTATTGATTTTGTCAACCAATAGGGTACGTTCATCTTTTGATAAATCATAAAAGGCCATAAATTTTTAATTTTTTTCTTGTTATAAGAGGCTATTCTTTTTTTAACCAAACCTTGAAATATCAACCTCATTAGACAAATCTTGGTTGTTTTCTAAATGATTATACAGTTGATATGCCATTTTAGGAGCTAACATCACGCCTCTAGTGCCTAATCCATTTAAAATGGCAAGTTGAGAATGAATAGGATGTTTCCCTAAAATTGGTCGCCGGTCTTTTACAGTGGGCCTAATTCCTGCATGATGGTCAATCACTTTGTAAGGCACATTTATAATTTTTTGTAATTTGTTTTCAAGTTCTTCTCTGGCTTCACTTGTAGGATTCATCGTTTTGTCTTCCCAATTAAAAGTAGCTCCAACTTTGTAGTTATTATCTCCTAAAGGCATAATAAATACTGATGATTTAATAATAGATTTAATATTGAGGTTAGGGGAGTGGATAGTTAGCAGTTCCCCTTTAGCTTCTTTTAACGGAATAGCTGCAAAGAAAGGATTTTTTACTACTCCATACCCTTCGCAAAAAAGGATTCTTTTGGCTGTTATACCTTTGTAAGTTAACGAATTATTATCAAAATTAATTTGGTCGTAATTAAAACGCTCGTTTATTAATTGCTCTTTCTGTTGCAAGAAATTTGTGTATGTATTAAGTAAAGCTCTAGTGTCAATTTTACCAGTATTTGTGATGCGTCCTAATCCAAACGGGGCATTAATCCTTTGATTGTCATTTTTAATAATTTTTGGAATCATATAATCGCTAAAAAATGGCTTGTCGCAGGCATTAAACCAATTGTTTTGCTCTTCAACTGAAGTGAAAATTCTATCAATTTCTAGCGGGTAGTCAATTTGAATATTTAATTTTTTTTCTAACTTCATGTAAAAGGGAATAGCAAGGTCTAACTGATCAAAAGCATCCCAAACAGGTGTAAAACGTTTTAGAATTACGGGGTTATAAACACCACCAGCTACGCGAGAAGAATTCTGAGAACAATCCTCATAAACAATAAATGATTTGTCATACTGTGCCAATACTTCCGCAAAAGCTAAACCTGCCAAACCTAAACCTACAATTATATAATCTACCTGCATTGGACAAAGGTAGTTATAAAGAGAATAAAGGCATAAAAAAAACTCCTACCCAATTAAGAGTAGAAGTTTTTCAGATATACTACAGTGAATTTATTAGTAATTCCACATGTCTAGTTCTTTATTTCTGATATCTTCTTTCAATCTATCAGCTTCTAGCACTTGAAATAACGCATTTCCTTTTATGTATTCTGCAACATCTCTGTTACCATATATGTTCTCTTCTCTGTAAATACTAGCCACAAAACGACGAGCATTTAATAAATGATCATAAGATAATGGGAACGCAGAGTTTTTGTTGTTAAACACTTTCATTTCATGAGTTATTTCTCTAGCTCCTGGATACCATACCCAGAATAATTCTACAAGTTCTTCCATACTAGATTCGCCAGTACCCATAAAATTAACATCGGGAGCAACAGGTGCAATACCTAATAATCGGTACTTTAATTCACCTTGTCTTTTGTCGAAATACCACACACCCTTAATTTTAAGACCAGAAATATCACCAGAAGTTAAATCAATTCTATCTACATATTCATCAGTAATTGACTCACCTTGATTTAATAATTCGTAACCGGCATCACTTGTATCAATTCTAGACAAACGCCCTTCAATTTCTTTAAAAGTCAATTTGTTCTCAAAATAAGAATCGTCGTAAACATCGGCAATTTCTCCACTTTTAATACCTCTTAACAAAGTGTCATAAAGAGATCTTCTACTAGAGCTAATGTTGTTAGTATCTATAGGATAATAGAATGGTAAATTAATTTTCTCATTCAAATCCACATACTCCCACACCACTTTAGACCAAAGGATATCTCTATCATCTATGTAACCGTAAGGTAATGGTCCGTCATTATCAGCTGCTAATTGCTCTGCTGTTTTCATCCCAATTTCTTCAGGAATCTTTGCATTTAACAAGTTAGCTTGTGCGTTTATTGAGTTTGTTGCCAAGACCACAACACACACTACTAAAAAACCTCTCCAATTCATAATTTTTATTTTTTAATTTAATTCTACGTTTAACGGTTGTGTTTTCTTTAAATAGTAACCACTGTTACCCGATAACGATGTTTTAAGGTCAAATATTGTAACCATATCGCCTTTTCTTGCTTTGCTTAAGGCTCTAATGGCAGCAGCATTGAATTTTCTACCTTTTACGATAACCGTTGGTGAACCTGGGACTCTAACACTAAAGCCAGATACATTAATTTTTAAGTCAAACTCAAAATCCGGTATAAGAGCTGATATTGTCATTTTTTGTAAAGAGCTCTTAGGCATTTTAACTACACCATACTGACTACCTCTTACCGCAGCAGAAGGTGGTGGAATATCTTTAATTCTAAACGTTTGCCCAGAAGTTACAGAAGAACCGTCAGGTAATTTACCAGTAACATTAATTTTAACCGATTTACCTTTACCAGGAGTCATCATATACTTACCTAAACCAGAAGCTTTTTTAAGACCTGGTGCATTCGCTGAAAGTTGATTGTCAGGTACACCTGGCATTGAAACAGTAATAGGGTTTTGTACACCTCTATAT from Aureibaculum sp. 2308TA14-22 includes:
- a CDS encoding GIY-YIG nuclease family protein, coding for MKPCVYIIYSIQLDKFYIGETSDLNKRLEEHKNKFYENSYTSKASDWKLFLKIDCEITTQAIKVERHIKNMKSKIYIHNLKKYPEIADKLKEKYLY
- the porN gene encoding type IX secretion system ring subunit PorN/GldN; the encoded protein is MNWRGFLVVCVVVLATNSINAQANLLNAKIPEEIGMKTAEQLAADNDGPLPYGYIDDRDILWSKVVWEYVDLNEKINLPFYYPIDTNNISSSRRSLYDTLLRGIKSGEIADVYDDSYFENKLTFKEIEGRLSRIDTSDAGYELLNQGESITDEYVDRIDLTSGDISGLKIKGVWYFDKRQGELKYRLLGIAPVAPDVNFMGTGESSMEELVELFWVWYPGAREITHEMKVFNNKNSAFPLSYDHLLNARRFVASIYREENIYGNRDVAEYIKGNALFQVLEADRLKEDIRNKELDMWNY
- the odhB gene encoding 2-oxoglutarate dehydrogenase complex dihydrolipoyllysine-residue succinyltransferase yields the protein MVLEMKVPSPGESITEVEIATWLVEDGDYVEKDQAIAEVDSDKATLELPAEESGIITLKAEEGDAVAVGAVVCHIDTSAKKPSGTGSKKEEAKETPAKKEEKPTETKKQETYASGTASPAAKKILAEKGIDANTIKGTGKDGRITKNDAVNATPSMGTPTTGGARGSERKKLSMLRRKVAERLVSVKNETAMLTTFNEVDMQPIFDLRKTYKEDFKAKHGVGLGFMSFFTKAVVRALQMYPDVNSMIDGDFKVSYDFQDISIAVSGPKGLMVPVIRNAENLTFRGVEAEVKRLAIRAREGEITVDEMTGGTFTITNGGVFGSMLSTPIINPPQSAILGMHNIVERPVAINGAVTIRPIMYVALSYDHRIIDGKESVGFLVAVKEALENPEELLMDNNAKKALEM
- a CDS encoding DEAD/DEAH box helicase, with protein sequence MQSFDEFKISKQLGYAIDDLGFTTPTPIQSQAFPVIASGKNVVGIAQTGTGKTLAYMLPILQQLKFSEEKHPRVLVLVPTRELVVQVAGEINKFGKYLNHRIIEIYGGTNINTQKAMLEQGYDIVVATPGRLYDLVLSGALQLKSVKKLVIDEVDVMLDLGFRFQLTNIFDLLPTNRQNIMFSATMTDDVDELITEFFIAPAKITVALSGTPLDNIYQRSYAVPNFYTKANLLMYLLNNVIIFKKVLVFVSHKRNADRLFETMEETYGSDMCIIHSNKTQNYRMRSMKQFDQGVNRILVTTDVMARGLDLNEISHVINFDTPRFPENYMHRIGRTGRAEKKGESILFFTEKELKFKESIEDLMKMEISQLPFPENVEISKRLIPSEQPKTEESTNAPKKRDENLGSGFHEKSEKNKKTNKGGSYQYKIAAKYKKPKARGDKNYNKRNKRK
- a CDS encoding 2-oxoglutarate dehydrogenase E1 component; its protein translation is MDRFSFLNAAHTGFIEDLYHKYLSNPDSVEPSWRSFFQGYDLANTDYSLNGETSVSDVKVPEHVFKEFRVIELMNGYRSRGHLFTKTNPVRERRKYEPTLAIENFGLSEDDLDTVFDAGEVLNIGSKKLRDIIKHLEAIYCDSIGVEYMYIRKPEVIKWWQEKLNKNDNHAKYDVEKKKYILSKLNQAVTFEQFLQTKYVGQKRFSLEGGEALIPAISNMLYQAVNKHQLEECVVGMAHRGRLNTLTNIFRKPVRELFSEFEGKDFEDDSIDGDVKYHMGLTLNKTYQNGKGIKMNLVPNPSHLETVDAVAEGITRAKIDRKYNGDSSKIVPILIHGDAAIAGQGIVYEVIQMAKLNGYKTGGTIHIVVNNQIGFTTNYLDARSSTYCTDVGKVTLSPVLHVNADDAEAVVHATEMALEFRMKFQRDVFIDLLGYRKYGHNEGDEPRFTQPTLYKAIAKHSNPKDIYVSRLLEENVVDEAYVEKLKDDYKSMLEREYEKSKKDESSVVKPFMESTWQGFIRADEKDMLKTINTAYAEKKLKGIADVISHVPEGANFVRKAVRILNDRAKMIDADKLDWGLAETLAYGSLLEEGFNVRISGQDVERGTFSHRHAILRDEVTEERINLLNSNSNNKGVMTIYNSLLSEYGVLGFDYGYAMAHPNTLTIWEAQFGDFSNGAQIIFDQYMSAAEDKWKLQNGIVVLLPHGYEGQGSEHSSARIERYLQLCAMHNMTVTNCTTPANFYHLLRRQMKRNYRKPLIVFTPKSLLRHPKAVSNLNDLAKGEFQTVIDDTVTKDKVKKLVFCTGKVYYDLLAEREELKREDVALVRIEQLFPLDLEKIQRIINQYKNVKRYVWAQEEPENMGAWSYMLQRFTLVKLEVASRPFYAVPAAGSSARFKRRQQRVLDLVFDKK
- a CDS encoding HEAT repeat domain-containing protein, whose amino-acid sequence is MAFYDLSKDERTLLVDKINKQVIEGISSNNVAQIINHASDEDTYIRKTAYQAIGKVYNANRNLRSTIINILEKLLKSDNEKIRQTTINAAGEIGKFHFIEVQPFFDIGLFDEHHSVRNVVIGSVKKMGEINPKPVFNWANHYLEHPNKEIRREICHGIELRGRKYPQDILPMLAKLQFDETSRVRNTLIHVLGQIAYKKGCLATVVNHLKTWKNKELVNEALDEIVDVHKRYKNFAALTQQEAIDYIDKNFKNLT
- a CDS encoding alkaline phosphatase — translated: MTNISKTHKKIKLLSLLALILIITACTSKKVTNNHKVKPPQENKPMNIILMIGDGMGLSQVSSSYFTKKTEPNFSRFPTIGLIKTSSASHLITDSASGATAFSAGEKTYNGAIGVNMDTIPVKNIVEYLSEKEYATGVISTSSITHATPASFFAHVKSRGLAEDIASELPGSEVDFFAGGGKKWFFHRKDGISLQNEFAKNGFTVDTLNLEKNQTLSKNKKYGFLLAKDGMPKMSEGRGDFLLDATTLGINYLNNNEAKGKNGFFLMIEGSQIDWGGHANDEDYIQKEVLDFDKVIGNVLDFAEADGNTLVVVTADHETGGYTLASDNGNYNKIKGSFSTGGHSATLIPVFVYGPGEKSFSGIYENTEIFTKIMEIVNGEK
- a CDS encoding NAD(P)/FAD-dependent oxidoreductase is translated as MQVDYIIVGLGLAGLAFAEVLAQYDKSFIVYEDCSQNSSRVAGGVYNPVILKRFTPVWDAFDQLDLAIPFYMKLEKKLNIQIDYPLEIDRIFTSVEEQNNWFNACDKPFFSDYMIPKIIKNDNQRINAPFGLGRITNTGKIDTRALLNTYTNFLQQKEQLINERFNYDQINFDNNSLTYKGITAKRILFCEGYGVVKNPFFAAIPLKEAKGELLTIHSPNLNIKSIIKSSVFIMPLGDNNYKVGATFNWEDKTMNPTSEAREELENKLQKIINVPYKVIDHHAGIRPTVKDRRPILGKHPIHSQLAILNGLGTRGVMLAPKMAYQLYNHLENNQDLSNEVDISRFG